A single genomic interval of Plodia interpunctella isolate USDA-ARS_2022_Savannah chromosome 14, ilPloInte3.2, whole genome shotgun sequence harbors:
- the LOC128675169 gene encoding uncharacterized oxidoreductase MexAM1_META1p0182-like — MNLENKVVIVTGGSSGIGAAIAKLFIKEGAKVAIVGRNENKLRAVTAECEKLGSKPLVITADVSKDAEAKKIIDTTISQFGQLDVLVNNAGIGKSAGISDPNALQVYDEVMGVNLRSVVVLSHYATPHLVKSKGNIINISSVASLGVMSAKSFAYCASKAGLDHFTRCIALELAPSGVRCNNVNPGPVQTDILENSGMNEAYQAAIWNNFKNSTALGRISDPIEIAEVVLFLASDKAQCITGSSFIADNGTILKGGLKAA, encoded by the coding sequence ATGAATTTAGAAAACAAAGTGGTAATTGTAACTGGTGGAAGTTCAGGAATCGGAGCTGCTATAGCCAAGCTGTTTATTAAAGAAGGTGCTAAAGTAGCTATAGTGggaagaaatgaaaataaactaagaGCAGTAACTGCGGAATGCGAGAAACTGGGTAGCAAACCTTTAGTGATTACCGCTGATGTTTCCAAGGATGCCGAagcaaagaaaattatagataCAACCATAAGCCAGTTTGGACAACTGGATGTCTTAGTCAACAATGCTGGAATTGGTAAATCAGCCGGCATATCAGACCCAAATGCTTTGCAAGTATATGACGAAGTAATGGGTGTCAATCTTCGATCAGTTGTTGTGCTTTCCCATTACGCCACTCCACATCTTGTGAAAAGTaaaggaaatattataaatatatcaagtgTAGCCAGTTTGGGAGTGATGTCTGCCAAAAGTTTTGCTTACTGTGCTTCCAAAGCTGGATTGGACCATTTTACAAGGTGCATAGCATTGGAACTTGCACCGAGTGGTGTGCGATGCAATAACGTGAACCCAGGACCAGTTCAAACTGATATTTTGGAGAATTCCGGCATGAATGAAGCATATCAAGCTGCTATATggaacaatttcaaaaattctaccGCCCTGGGAAGAATCAGTGACCCTATAGAGATAGCTGAGGTGGTCCTATTTTTGGCAAGTGACAAAGCTCAGTGCATTACAGGATCTTCATTTATTGCTGATAACGGAACAATATTGAAGGGAGGATTGAAAGCGGcttaa